One genomic segment of Oncorhynchus mykiss isolate Arlee chromosome 10, USDA_OmykA_1.1, whole genome shotgun sequence includes these proteins:
- the si:dkey-71d15.2 gene encoding SH3 domain-containing kinase-binding protein 1 isoform X2: protein MGNYSSALTADIEDFDAVVSVTETLNQLAAHVEDERFQSQILSLAAQSNPDLQEDVQVAPTQEGEAKEELDLSSVISHISTQTAPINTPVLPVIEKKPHRPPRHTRLSSSSSTVASVPHPFSTLLPGALSAILRVTLPPHLTSNPKPRREPSAQGPLTLEQLQTELRDLRDEVEMMKSQHNKEIQLLMNELDEEKRIRLSVQMEVAQMKKHKSK, encoded by the exons ATGGGCAACTATAGCTCTGCCCTCACCGCGG ACATTGAAGATTTTGACGCTGTCGTTTCAGTCACTGAGACGCTGAATCAATTGGCAGCACACGTGGAAGACGAAAGGTTTCAGTCACAGATTCTGTCATTG GCTGCTCAGTCTAACCCGGATTTACAGGAAGACGTACAGGTGGCCCCTACACAGGAGGGAGAGGCGAAAGAGGAGCTGGACCTCTCCTCTGTCATATCACACATCAGCACCCAGACAGCACCTATAAACACCCCTGTTTTACCT GTGATTGAAAAGAAGCCTCACCGCCCTCCAAGGCACACAAGGCTCTCCTCTTCATCATCCACTGTTGCCAGTGTTCCCCACCCCTTCTCCACCCTCCTGCCTGGGGCTCTCTCTGCTATCCTGCGTGTGACCCTgccccctcacctcacctctaACCCCAAGCCCAGGAGGGAGCCAAGTGCCCAGGGCCCACTGACCCTAGAACAGCTGCAGACAGAGCTCCGGGACCTGAGGGATGAGGTAGAAATGATGAAGAGCCAGCACAA CAAAGAGATTCAACTGCTGATGAATGAGTTGGATGAGGAGAAAAGGATTCGTTTGTCAGTACAG ATGGAGGTGGCACAGATGAAGAAGCACAAGTCCAAATGA
- the si:dkey-71d15.2 gene encoding SH3 domain-containing kinase-binding protein 1 isoform X1 — translation MLHYSVLNLALAIPPLITLTCFWVTMEPVNGVELPPMELDCDRNTGRTSSALTADIEDFDAVVSVTETLNQLAAHVEDERFQSQILSLAAQSNPDLQEDVQVAPTQEGEAKEELDLSSVISHISTQTAPINTPVLPVIEKKPHRPPRHTRLSSSSSTVASVPHPFSTLLPGALSAILRVTLPPHLTSNPKPRREPSAQGPLTLEQLQTELRDLRDEVEMMKSQHNKEIQLLMNELDEEKRIRLSVQMEVAQMKKHKSK, via the exons ATGCTCCACTATTCTGTGCTAAACTTAGCCCTGGCAATACCTCCTCTCATCACACTAACGTGCTTTTGGGTTACAATGGAACCGGTGAATGGTGTAGAGTTACCACCAATGGAGCTGGATTGCGATAGGAACACTGGCCGAACAAG CTCTGCCCTCACCGCGG ACATTGAAGATTTTGACGCTGTCGTTTCAGTCACTGAGACGCTGAATCAATTGGCAGCACACGTGGAAGACGAAAGGTTTCAGTCACAGATTCTGTCATTG GCTGCTCAGTCTAACCCGGATTTACAGGAAGACGTACAGGTGGCCCCTACACAGGAGGGAGAGGCGAAAGAGGAGCTGGACCTCTCCTCTGTCATATCACACATCAGCACCCAGACAGCACCTATAAACACCCCTGTTTTACCT GTGATTGAAAAGAAGCCTCACCGCCCTCCAAGGCACACAAGGCTCTCCTCTTCATCATCCACTGTTGCCAGTGTTCCCCACCCCTTCTCCACCCTCCTGCCTGGGGCTCTCTCTGCTATCCTGCGTGTGACCCTgccccctcacctcacctctaACCCCAAGCCCAGGAGGGAGCCAAGTGCCCAGGGCCCACTGACCCTAGAACAGCTGCAGACAGAGCTCCGGGACCTGAGGGATGAGGTAGAAATGATGAAGAGCCAGCACAA CAAAGAGATTCAACTGCTGATGAATGAGTTGGATGAGGAGAAAAGGATTCGTTTGTCAGTACAG ATGGAGGTGGCACAGATGAAGAAGCACAAGTCCAAATGA